ACACAGTATTCACAGACAGACTACCTTACTCACCAACCGTTTTCATCTTTGCGCTTGGATAGCTTCTGTTCCTTATCTACAGAAACGTTATTGGAAACACCTGGAAAGAAAGCGGCAAGGCTGTTAATGTGCTTGTTACGCATGTGCAGACTTTAATGCATCTGTCACTTGTACTTcagaactcaaagggctagaagagcctaaggaaagagagacagacatggtTCATAATTACAGGCACAGAGAGGTCTTCTGAAAAAGGATAGTGGGTTAAGGGTTGTTTTATTTCCACTGACATCAGGAGAGGGAAttaggggatggaggagagaagggttaatcaaaattaaagatgctagccggacgtggtggtgcacgccttttattccagcacttgagaggcagaagtaggaggatcaccgtgagtttgaggccaccctgaattccaggtcagcctggactagagtaaaatcctaccttgaaaaacaaaaaacaaaattaaagatgctATGGATAAGTCataatggaaacctacttcttcattggctaaaagaaaatatataagagagaatgggcagaagcACCCTGTAGGGGTGGATGAACACTGACCATAGAAGCCAAAGACTGTTAGAAGAAAAGGTCTGTGGCAGGGGTGGGGTACTTTCTACTGAGTTGTGATTTCCACCAAAACAATATGGactattgccaagactcttggttgcccaccagaactacttgcgaccctactgctaaaaataacacatgcttgggcttcaggAGACTGAGAAGTTGAGCTGGAACTGAATGTCATCATGGGTGTTAAtcagcagtggactctgcaagctatCCATCTGGTAAGacaggcaaaatgtgccaactggtaaaACGATGACATGTCTTATTTAAGGGAAACCAACTGGCAACTGActagatttgaggcctgctcacatgtgggaattcatgcctggtactgaaaacctatcaaAACCCTGTGGCCGGAGAGGGCATAATCCCTacaggggaaactactactgtttgtTAGACTAAATGGATAGATTaagcccaccaaattgccctctaaagacttgtgtttatgcccatactgttggttagagaagcttctcttttcagatgacagtgactattggagagacttaaaactcatcaaagttttGAGAAGATATAACAGTGGAGTATTCAACatgaagtgagacatctctatcacaccctccaaagctcagggtccattgcagaggagatggtgggaagaatgtaagagccaaaggaaagagtGTTTTGTCATATTGTCCCCCAGATACAAAGGggctgtggtattcatgacctcacagtggttgatgctacctacacagacTTGCttaatatgggggggggggatgatgacatcaaaataggactatttggaaagaaggaacTCCATGGAAGAGGATAAGGAAGTGAGGAAAAAGGAGTGTGATGGGAGAGAaatatgatcagggtacattgtgagtatgtatggaggctgtgaaaaaaggggaggggtggagagatggctcaacagttaaaggcacttgctcacaaagtttgatgtcatgggttcaattccccagtgttcacataaagccagatgcaaaaagtggtgcatgtacctgtagttcatttgcagtaggccctgacacacccagtcactctctttctatctacctctttctgacttttttttctctctctcaaataaatgaacaaaacatgataagttttaaaaaaagacattaacaACATGAGTAAAATTACCAGGGAAAATTCAGTCAAAAGTGGAACTTGGACCAATCAGAATATCAAGTCAGAAACTATGAAGAATAACTACCAGATAGAATGGAACCAAGACCAAGACCTGGGAGCCATCACCTACGCCTCCAGATGCCAGACATCTTGTCCTTGAAGAGGTCACCGCTGGAGCCCAGAAACAGAACACTcccaaaggagagaaaggaagatggggCATCAGGTGCAAAACAGCCAGAACAGACTCTGGATTTCACCCCCTTCTTAGGTCCGCCTCAACCAGGTAAATCCCACCTGCACTTATCCAGCTGCTCAAGTCAGAAACTGGGAGTGATTCCATCcggttcttttgattttttttttttttttttttttttgtgattccaggtATCACACCCAGGGGGTCTGGCCCACACTAAGTAAGCTGTACCTCACAAACCTGACTCATGACTAGGAACCCTCAGTACCTCTTGTCTGAACCACTACAGTGGGGACAGACACCAGCAGTGTTaaccactccccacccccacttccaccATGGCTTCAGAAGAAAGAACAGGCCTGTCACTCCCCAGAAGACTCCTGCTCCTTACAaaagcctacctctgccttcactgTCCACCCCTTCATTCCGAAACCTCATCTTCAGTCTCCACTTTGGCCCTTTGTGCTAGCGACCTGCTGGGTCCCTgaggctgggggggagggggaagcagaTTTTGAGAATTGTACATGCGGCCAAGTTGGCATTTGTCTAAAGACAACAAAAAGACAAGAGTTCATTTATCTTTTCATTGGGATAGGAGTAAATCAAATAACATAAATGAAGATGTTttatacagtttttaaaatagttttatttatctgagagaagaatgggcacaccagggcctctagccactgcaaacaaactccagatgcatgtgccaccatatgcatctggcttttgtgggttctgggcaatcgaacctgggtccttaggtttcacaggcaagtgtctcaacgctaagccatctctctaggcctcatacagtttttttatttaaatatttttatttatttgcaaggagagaatgagagaggaaatgggcgcaccagagcttcttgccactgcaaattaacttcacatgcatgtgccacaattgtgcctttacatgggtactaggaacaGAACactggctttgctagcaagtgcctttaatagctgagccatcactccagctccaggtttgaaatttaaaaatggagGATAATATTACTCTCACATATAGAAAAAAGATAGTAAAGCTATAAAAATGggggaaacaaaaatcaaagatcTAACATGTTATTTCTCAAAAAGCCATAAACAAGAGCAAGAGCTTCTCCAACTGTATCAAATATCCCAATCCAATTTTATGCTATTCTAGTCAACCAAGACCTCTTTGGCAAAACACTAGGTGAGTATCCTCAAGGATACACAGCTAGTCAGGGGTGGACCAAGACTCCAATACAAGCAATTAAAAATCTCCCCAATCAAGTCATGTCACTTCTCAGTAAGGGTACACCAAGCAGCTGCAAACAGTGAAAGTatgcaggccaggcatggtggtgcactcgggaggcagaggtaggaggatcaccgtgagttcaaggcaaccctgaggctacatagtgaattgcagctcagcctgggctgatAGAAagtctacctcggaaaaaacaaacaacaaaaaaagtggtcATTCAACCTTACTATAGGCTAAAGTGTTTTTACACTTTTCAGGGAACACATCTGGAAGTTTAAGTGAAAGTATATGCATTACTAAATGTGAGGATCAGCAGTCAAGTCCTTTTTAGTTCTACACCCTTCTGCATTGTTTAACTGTAAAGGGATAATTCCAATGAATCACTATGGGACACCTAAGCTTATCCTGTAATGAAACTCGGCCATCACCGTTAATGATACAAACTGATTAAACTTTATGGAAATCAGCATGTCCCAAAATGTTATCTGGTAAGCTCTGGTGTTCAGCTTTATGCCTGGTTTTACACAATCCACGAAGGCATTCCACGAAGGCTAGTGAATTTCTGCCATCATTCTTACAGAAGTCAGAGCATCAATTCACCTTTAAAACCATTAGATCCAAAAATAATAGCCGTTTTTACACCAATTCAGAAAAATACAGTGATCCATTTTACCCCTAAATATGCTCCAGCAAGTACTTGTAACTGCAGGTTAGAACTTCCCCTGCCTCGACGCTTACAacgcccttcctctctccccttttgGTGGGGCTGTTGGTAAACTAACTGCAAGCTTACCCTCAAGTTTCCACAGGCCTGGGTTCTGTCCCGCGACAGAGCCAGTGGGATCTCAGACCTCACTCAGGCAGGAAGCGCCTGACTGAAAAAGCTGTTTCCCCAGTAAACCATTAACATCACTTACTAACACCCTGCTGATTCCCGCGAGGGCGGGGGAGGAGATGGGTGACAGCCCAGGCCAGGCTATTGGCCGCTTGTTTCTGAATAAACGCTAAGATGCTGGTTCCACAGAAGATGCTCTTTTGAGATGGGAGGAACCCCAGAAGTGACCCGTCACTCTTGAACCCAAGTACAGGGAGgaccctccttcttcccttttccaGGGACAGCTCACCTCTCAGGTGGTTTTTattcctcctttaaaaaatatgtatttatttatttggaagagaaaaaattgggcgcgctggggcctccagccactgcgtgcaccaccatgcgcatctggcttacgtgggtcccggggaatcgaagctgggtccttcggcttcgcaggcaagcgccttaaccgctgagccatctctccagcccccccccttttgctTTTTAAAGCCCCTTGGGCAgcgtcctccccccccccaaagggaAGCCTTGTCTTTCCTTGGGGACCCGGCCAGAACGACACACTGGGAAGTAAGGTGGCCCTCTAGGTCCCCCAACCCgacccggcccggcccggcccgacCCGAACTGACAGCGCAACAGGATGCAGTTGGCGTCCTCCTGGCAGGCCACCCAGCTCAGAGAGTCGCCCAGCGGCCGCCGGCAGCCGGAGCACAGGAACACCAGCGGGTTCTCGGGGGCCGCCGCCTCCGCCTCCCCGCGCCGCGCCGCCGCCTCCGCGCCGGCCTCCGCCTCCGCCGCGCTGCACATGCCCGCCCACTTCCGCAGCAGCTCCTGGCGGCTCGAGTCCTCGCCCAGCCGCCTGCCCAGCAGCGACGAATTGCTCCACAGCCCCGGGCCGCCACAGTCGCACGCCTTGGAGCAGCATCCTCGGCCACAGGCGGGAGACCGGGGCCGCGCCATGGAATTAGAACTTATCTCCCGCCACCGGGCGGGAAAGCGCGTCTGCGCCTGCGCGCCGACGAGCACCGCCCCCCAGAGGGGCGGAGCCTAAGGAGGGACGCGCCTACGGCACCTAGTGCGCATGCTCCTGATCCGGAGGCTGGGGCGAGGCTGGTATCCATTGCGCCTGCGCGGCAATTTTCTTCCAGGGAAGCGAAGGATGCCGGAGAGCCGGGAAGCTGAGGTGTGTAAGGAAAGGCTTCTCCGCTCCGGCCGCTGTCCTGGAGAAAGTTGAAGGTCCCCATTCAGATTTACCTGTACCTCTCCACCTAAGCCTTCGCCGCCGCGGGGTACCCCGAGATGCTGGATTTGGGGGCAGCTAGCTAAACCGAGGCCTCGGAGCCCCACCTCCATGGATCCCTGGCCCTGGCGGCGGGAATTTTGCATCTCCACCAGCTCTCGGCCTTGGAAGCAGCGGCGAGTATTCAGCGCCCGctctgactcccccccccccactttgcaGGCCCTGGGGACCTGTTTTTCCCTGAGGTTTTTTATAGCAAGGTTGTAAGGAAGCCACCTTCATAGCCCGTTCTGGAGAAAagatccctccctccacccacccctCAGAAGGACCCGGGATCCCTCTGCACCTGCAATGTTTCTAGAAAGCATAGATGAACCCCCTCACTCTGTCGAGATCACAGCGCTTAGCCGTtagtggggtgtgggggggggtggtctcactctgtggcccaggctgtcctggaactcactgtgtagccaaagcTAGCCCTTAAttggtcctcctgccttcaccttcccAGGGCagggattacaaacatgcaccaccacccccagtttGGATGCTGTTATTTCTTCATTGAGATTCTCGTTACAGCTAAAGTGGCTGAAGAACTGACCACTCCCTCAAAGG
The genomic region above belongs to Jaculus jaculus isolate mJacJac1 chromosome 5, mJacJac1.mat.Y.cur, whole genome shotgun sequence and contains:
- the Mis18a gene encoding protein Mis18-alpha, producing the protein MARPRSPACGRGCCSKACDCGGPGLWSNSSLLGRRLGEDSSRQELLRKWAGMCSAAEAEAGAEAAARRGEAEAAAPENPLVFLCSGCRRPLGDSLSWVACQEDANCILLRCVSNNVSVDKEQKLSKRKDENGCILETLYCTGCSLTLGCVYRCTPRNLDYKRDLFCLSVEAIESYTLGSAEKQIVPEDRELFNLESRVEIEKSLKQMEDVLQALQTKLWEVESKLSFANCSS